A single genomic interval of Candidatus Latescibacterota bacterium harbors:
- a CDS encoding tetratricopeptide repeat protein, with amino-acid sequence ILIERERFDEALKPLVCAVELKPSVAIFQNNLGMALERNGYYRAAEKAYDAALTIEYYDKASVNFERIAAVDEEAGLGSLDLAALAISFKEEIDAMKVAMGMIEVSDSTTTAVDTLLNASVEPVIASELAGMILVTKADSTETE; translated from the coding sequence TATCCTTATCGAACGGGAGCGGTTCGACGAGGCCTTAAAGCCTCTCGTGTGTGCCGTGGAGCTCAAGCCCTCCGTGGCTATATTTCAGAACAATCTGGGGATGGCCCTTGAGAGGAATGGCTACTACCGCGCCGCAGAGAAAGCATACGACGCCGCGCTGACGATAGAATATTACGACAAGGCGTCCGTCAACTTCGAGAGGATAGCGGCGGTTGACGAAGAGGCTGGGCTCGGTTCACTGGACCTTGCCGCGCTCGCCATCTCTTTCAAAGAGGAGATAGATGCGATGAAGGTAGCGATGGGGATGATCGAAGTATCAGACTCCACCACGACTGCCGTCGACACTCTTCTCAATGCTTCCGTAGAACCGGTGATCGCTTCCGAACTGGCCGGAATGATCCTGGTAACGAAAGCTGATTCTACTGAGACCGAATAA